One window of Amaranthus tricolor cultivar Red isolate AtriRed21 chromosome 11, ASM2621246v1, whole genome shotgun sequence genomic DNA carries:
- the LOC130826588 gene encoding uncharacterized protein LOC130826588, whose protein sequence is MRLAQPRRGLDSSRESKEEIDQAHNNIHDDKAPGVDGFNAFFYKKVWHIIKGEVYEAILDFFDGNQFHNAINCTAVTIIPKIKNATYVKDYRPIACCTAGFLPERQLMDNVLLASELIKGYNRAYNSPRCMVKVDIRKAYDSLKWSFLQKVMEELGFPNQYIQWVMVCVRTLSFSILVNGYPTPPFAAAKGLRQGSLQPYLFAIGIGDVHSVLLLTSEFASFSEASGLHANPEKSCIYFSGVTDDVQSLILKETGMTKGDPPFRYLGVPLSSRKLNYSQCRPLVEKITARIHHWSVKSLSYAGRFQLLQSVIGGMMNFWAQLFCLPKKWIKQVLCICRIYLWTGKETPSRKASLAWEQVCLPKTLDPMGAFLFYYIKKNSVWYCSISSSMSWMLRKILDGRHMVQQWQGWQSVTENGAFSIKKAYMKLLGTHSKVSWRGLVCNNLASPKSVFILWLMVQNRLATRDRLLSWKIQCSAACGLCDSADESVEHLFYQCSYIQAVRLQVFGMFGLGVLPPGSWTEVIQFFSKITKKKIFCFGSTRSPI, encoded by the exons ATGCGGCTAGCTCAGCCAAGAAGAGGACTAGATTCGAGCCGCGAG AGTAAGGAAGAAATAGATCAAGCTCATAATAATATTCATGATGACAAAGCCCCTGGAGTTGATGGTTTCAATGCTTTTTTTTACAAGAAAGTATGGCACATCATCAAAGGTGAGGTTTATGAGGCCATTTTGGATTTCTTTGATGGTAATCAGTTTCATAATGCCATTAACTGTACTGCTGTCACTATtattcctaaaataaaaaatgcaacttatgTTAAAGACTATAGGCCTATAGCTTGCTGCACT GCTGGTTTTCTTCCTGAAAGACAGTTGATGGACAATGTTTTACTTGCTTCTGAACTGATTAAGGGTTACAATAGAGCTTATAATAGTCCTAGGTGCATGGTAAAAGTGGACATTAGGAAAGCTTATGATTCTTTGAAGTGGAGTTTTCTTCAAAAGGTGATGGAGGAATTGGGGTTTCCTAATCAATATATTCAGTGGGTAATGGTTTGTGTTCGGACTCTTTCATTCTCAATATTGGTTAATGGCTATCCCACACCCCCATTTGCTGCTGCTAAGGGATTAAGGCAAGGTAGTTTACAGCCTTATCTCTTTGCAATAGGGAT AGGTGATGTTCACTCTGTTTTGCTTCTTACCTCTGAGTTTGCCAGTTTCTCTGAAGCCTCTGGGTTGCATGCAAATCCAGAGAAGAGTTGTATTTACTTTTCTGGAGTTACAGATGATGTTCAGAGTCTTATTCTGAAGGAGACAGGCATGACTAAAGGGGATCCTCCTTTTAGATATTTAGGTGTGCCTCTTTCTTCCAGAAAGCTCAATTATAGCCAATGTAGGCCTTTAGTTGAGAAGATTACTGCTAGAATTCATCATTGGTCAGTTAAATCCCTTTCCTATGCTGGTAGATTTCAATTGTTGCAGAGTGTGATTGGTGGTATGATGAATTTTTGGGCTCAGCTGTTCTGCTTGCCTAAAAAGTGGATTAAGCAAGTGCTTTGTATATGCAGGATCTATCTTTGGACAGGGAAAGAGACTCCCTCAAGGAAGGCTTCTCTTGCTTGGGAGCAAGTGTGTTTACCCAAG ACTTTGGATCCAATGGGTGcattcttattttattatattaaaaaaaattctgttTGGTATTGTTCGATTTCTTCGAGTATGTCATGGATGCTTAGGAAAATCTTGGATGGCAGACACATGGTGCAGCAGTGGCAAGGATGGCAAAGTGTGACTGAAAATGGAGCATTCTCTATCAAAAAAGCTTATATGAAGCTTTTGGGTACTCATTCAAAGGTTAGTTGGAGGGGGTTAGTGTGTAATAATTTAGCTAGCCCTAAAAGTGTCTTTATTCTATGGCTCATGGTGCAAAACAGGCTTGCTACAAGGGACAGATTGCTTAGCTGGAAGATCCAATGCTCCGCTGCTTGTGGGTTATGTGATTCTGCAGATGAATCAGTGGAACACCTTTTCTATCAGTGCAGTTATATCCAAGCAGTAAGGTTGCAG